TGGCTGGAGCGGTgcctggcagagggagggacGAGGGCACGGCTCCGCACCTTGCCAGGGCAGAAAACATTGCAAGAATATTTGCTGAAAAAAGTGCAGCTCCACCCTGAGGAAAACTGGGGCTGGGAGCGCAGCCCGCTCCCGGTTTGCAGACGGAGGGTGGCGGCGAGCGGTGCAAGGGGGAATGCAAACGGCTGCGGGGAGCCGAGCGCATCCACCCGCTCCCCTTGCAGCCACGCACCGCCTGGCACCGCCGCTCGGCACCGCCGGCATCACCCGAGCGTGCCGGGCAGGGACGGGTGTCTGGGCAAGGAGACAGGCACTAGGGATCCTGCCCGTGGGGGAAACCAGAAGTCGGGGAGCCCTCACCGCCTTGGTGGGCAGCTATGGGCTGCTGGAGGGGCCCCAGCGCCGTGCTGGTCTGCCTGCTTCTCCTGCGCCCGCCGCCCTCGCCAGCCTGTCCCGCCGCCTGCCACTGCTCCTCCTTGGGGGAGGTGGACTGCAGCGCACATGCCCTCCGTGAGGTGCCGCAGAACCTGGCGACCAACACCAGCACCCTCTGGCTTGGCTACAACTTCATCACCGTGCTGGGGCCGcgctccttcccttccctgccgggactgctgctgctcagcctgccCCACAACCGCCTGGGGTTCATCCACCGCCAGGCGCTGCTGGGGCTCGgggcgctgcaggagctggaccTCAGCAACAACTACTTAACCGTGCTGACCCCCGAAACCttcctgcccctctccagcctggtcaCGCTCAACCTGGGCAGCAACAGGTTGGAGGGGCTGGAGCCTGGGGTGCTgcagtccctgccccagctccaAGCCCTCCTCCTGCAGGACAACCCCTGGATGTGCAGCTGCGACATCCTGCCCCTCTGGCGCTGGCTCAGCCACAACAGGGAAAAAGTGCAAGGTGAGTGCCCGGAGgaccatgtccccaagcccctcACCCGCCCTGTGACGGCTGTCACACTGGCGGGGCTGAGGCAGGTCCCAGCACCCTGGCTGCCAGCTGGCTGTGGGTTCGTGTGGTTGGTGCCCATGGGGGTATCGTGAGATTCCCCAGGACCCGTCCTCATGGCAGCTCCTGTGTCTGCTTTGGTGGATCATCCCTGGGTCTGGTGCCTGGTGCCCCACCTTGGTCCTTGGTCACCAGCAGGGATTGCCTGGAGAGGAGGGCTGGGCAATGTCCCAGCGATGGGCACCCAGTGCCATCCCCAGCAGTGACACCAATTCTGTCACGGTGAAGTCAAGGCGTGCTGGGCAATGGGCACCTGATGGGGCAAGAAGAGCCTGTGTGGCAGGGTGGGCATCACCACTGACCTGGCCAGGACTTGGTGCCTTCAGCCTCTTCCCCAATGCCTTCATGAACACAGGTCTGATCCTGCATTTCTTCCCCCATGAACCTCGGTgagaggcagctctgccagcaaggTCCACTGCCATCCACTCGCGCTTGCTTCCAGCTTGGGTGTGTGACTGTCACTTGTGCTGGCTGGGACCTTCTGTGGCATCTCCAGGCTGGCTGCTCACTTCTCCCCACATCTGTCCCCTGGGAACCAGGCTCACCACCTTGCTTGCCCCATCTACCATCCTGCCCCATCCTATCCTGACCCAAACCCATTTTCCAGTGTCCTCTCCAGCACTGCGCCCACCTCCCCATCCCACTCCCCAGGGCACAGGATGCAGTGAGCCCTGAACCCTCACCGCTCCCTTTCTTTATACCCTGCCCTGGGCTATCATGGTCAACCTGGCCCCTGTCCTCCTACCCTAGTGCCATCTGTCCCATACAGACTTGCTATCCCCTGTCCTTGACACCTGCCTTGTCCCAGCTGCCCAGTGTGGCCATCagcactgcttttctcttccagaGAAGAATTTGCTCCTGTGCAGAGTCCCGGAGCAGCTGAACAAGTATCCGATCATGGCCTTCGGGAATGAGTCCTTCAGGCAATGCCAAGAGACCTCACTGTCCGCCTGGCACTACATCGTCTTCTTGACCATTGGACCGTTCTCCTTCATGGCCAGCATCTTCTTCTGCACCTTCATGGGCTTCATGACAGTTGTTTACCACAACCTGCGCAGGGACCCCCACTGCTGGAAGAGACCCCACATCTGCAGGGGCCACTGAGGCAGGGCGACCAGGCAGGCTGTGGTCCATGCCCTTCTCCAGGGCTCTGCACCTCGCTGTTGCAAACATTGCCCTGTGGACCAGTCAGAGGATGCTCTCTTCCTGGAAattgcttctcttcctcctcccagagTCCCCCGAGACAACGCCAAGCTCCCTCTGCCCcgctgctggggggagcagcctccagcccggccccgctgcagGGCGTGGTCTGACTGTAGATGCTCTCCGTGTTTTGGGAGGCTCCCCCAGGCCACCCTCGGACCTGCACATTCCCTTCCCGGGGAGGGACAGGTGATCCTTCTCCTGTAGCTCACCCTGTCCGGCCCCTTCTGCTGCTCCGGGGCCTCACTGTGCATTTCAGGATGCACCGTATGCCTCCGTGTGCCTTTTGGTGCTCCCTGGGAGCTCCTGTGTGCATCTCGGGACACACCATATTCCTCTGGGTGTCTTTCAGTGCACCCCAGGAGCCTCCCTTTGCCTTTCGGTGCAGCCCAGGAGCCTCTGCGTGCCTTTCAGTTTGCCCCAAAGCTCTCCTTGGGCCTTTTGGTGCCCCCGGCACTCCCCATCTGCCATTCAGTGACTCCAGCAGCCTCAGTGTGCCTTCCTGTGCCCCCAAGACCCCCTGGCTTGGCTTTTTGTCCATCTAAATGCCATCTGTTTGGCTCTCTGTGTCCTGACAGGCATTGGTTTGCCTTTTGGTGGGCCCAGAGCTCTCCGTGTATCTTTTGGTACACCTGAAGACCTCTGGGTGCTTTTGGGACACTCCAGAGCCTCCATGGGACTTTCAGAAAGCTCCAGACCCCTCAGTGTGCTGCCCAAGGACAGGGCAGGttgcaaaatgtttcttttgatagttttttttttttttctccttgagacAGGGCTGCTGATGCTGAGAAGGCTCAGCCAACATCCGAGATCTAAGGCGAGGCCGAGGTTTAGGGTGAGGGctgaaaagagacaaaaccaaCACGAGACAAAACCACAAACTGATGCGATTTGGCAAAGGGGATGCCAAAGGATGGGTGAGGCTGCACAGTGGTTCCTCCCCCTGAGGCAAAGGGGCCAAAAAAGCTTCTGTGGGTTTACAGCCCAGAGCCTGCggcccctgctgctgcctcacctcCCATCGGCCACAACAAGGCGCTGGGGCTAGCCCTGCgtctccctgccctgccgcctcctgcccttccctgcgAAACGCTTCTCCCGGGCATTGCATGGAAATGCTTAGTGGGTGTGCTGGGAATTGGCCTGGAAGGAGCGGAGTGTGCTCCAGAGGAAAGCACAAGCTGCGGTGATGGAAGATTCTCTCCAGGTGGAGCAACAGCCCTTTCTGGCATGAGTTCTTACCCATGGGTAAGAACATGAGTTCTTAAGGCGATAAGAGCCACAAGATGATTGTAGCCAGCAGATGTTTGCTCAGTCTCTTGCCCGTGCAAGTGCTGGGGGACAAGCCAGGGATGTGGCGGGGGTCAATGCATCCTTTGGCAAGGGTTAAATAAATCATGCAGAGAATAAACCAAGCGTCGCCTCAGTTGTGGCttgctcccatttttcttctcaaaccGACCGAGCGTGCTGCCACCCCGCTCCATGCCCACTCGGCCCTTCCTGCGGTGCCGCCCCCAGCgagggctgcggggggctggtgctgcagcagctcctccggTGCGACCGGCCCTGCACCCGGGACCTCTGCCAGGACCAGCCCCCTTCACGGTGCCTTTCCCAGGAGCAATCCCAGCTCTCCCAGACCTTCTCTAGTGACAGCGCTTGGCCCTTCCCAAGAAAGCCTGAGCTTCCCATTTGGAGCTGGGACTTTGCTTGTCACCCTGCAGGGGCACCTGAGCCCCGCTCCTCCTCTCTGATCACCCTGAGGCTGAGACCCCCGTGGAGGTTGGGCTGGTGGTCTCAGCACACGGGGAGCATGCTGTGAATGAGTCATGTTGCTTTAGTTCAGCCCAGGGGAGCCGTGTTTTGCAAATCCATCAGGGCACCTCCCTACGGATGGGCTGAGGTGCAGGGACTTCCCCAGGCACCTTCATCCCTGCAGCCAGTGCCCTGTTCCCGAAGGCCAGCCCTGCTGGCAGAGCCCCGTGCTGGCTCCCAGGGTCTGGCGAGCATGGCAGTGTCAGGGGCTGGTTTTCCCCTGGATGGAGGTGGGTGTGAGAGGCAGCTTACATGGTGCTGGCGTTTGGGTGGCTTCAGaccatccccagctccctgctgccaggcCTGTCTCCCCCCACTGGCTGTTCCAGCCTGCCCACGAGCCTGGCATCCCAGGATGGTggtgccccttccctcccagtcTTCCCTGCAGTTCCAGGCATTTCTGCCTGCTGGCGTCTCCGTCCCTCCCTGTTCCTCCACCTTTTATGGTTTGCAAACCCTGCGGCAGGGCTGGGTGAGGCTCTGATTCACCACGGGGCTCCCTGCCAACCTTGCCAGAAGGCAGAGACGGAAAGAGGCACACAGCACTGGAATAAACCACTTCATGATCCAGTCTAGACTTTACTGAGCTCTTGCAAAAACTTGGTATTAATGTTACATTGACGTATAAAGTAGAATGGGTCCAATTTCTCAGCTGGAGCGAGATGAACTTGATGGAGCCACCGCAGTCAGTGGGACAATGCTCACAGACCTAGCTGCCGTCTGAAAATCCTGCCGCAAAAGCTGCCGCCCTGAAGCCCCGTCTGCTGGGCTGGGGCAAGCAGAAGGCAGTTCATGCCGCTGGGGCTTGGTACCATGTCGCAGGAGGCGGGATGCGGTGTTGCCCATGCACGTGCTGTAGCTGCCCATCACTAGCCTGGCTGGTGCCAGATGCTTCCCCGACGCTGGTGTCTCTGCACCCACTCACAGCGCCCACGGGGACGGTGCTCAGGGACGCTGGCACATGGGCACATATGTTTGAGGGAGAGGAAGGTGTGGGGAAGAACGGCGTCAGCCCATCTCGTTTGGTTCCCTTCTCCTGAGCTGGGATCCGGTGTGCCATGTCTCCAGGTTCAGGCAGACGCAGCCACGTGAGCTGGGGCTTCAAGGCTGCTGCCGGAGCTGCTGGCAAGCTTGTACCGCAGGTGAGTGTGGCAGGGAAGGTGCCAGTGCCCGCTGTGGTGGCCCAACACTGCTGGCCGTTGCAGACACCGCAGCACAGAGCAAGCCATGACCGGCCAGCAGCATTTCTCCTTGCATTGCTGGTGCTGAGGCAGTGTGGAGCTTGGCTTAAAGTCAATGCAACCATCTGGAGCCATTCCCCGCAGAGGTGTTCCTGGCCAGAAGAGCCACGGTGCGAGAGCTACATGCTGGCCATGGCCAGGGCCTGGGGTTGTCTTCTGAGCAGGAGATGTGGGGAGCCAGGATCGCGGCTGACAGCATGTTATGAGCTCCAGAGTACCACCCTTAGTAGAGGAGCGTGGGCCGCAGGGCTGGGAGCACTCCTGCTGCAAACAGACCACGTAGAGGAGCCGAGTCGTAGCCATGGGCTTTGAGTACAGGCTGATGGGAGGAGGAACAGGGGGTTCATCCCTGGCGAGGAGCAGAGCAcacaccttccagcccctgcagcagaggcaggggTCACTCGACACAGCAGGAACATGTGCCCGATCTGCCGATCCGCGTCGGCTGCTCCGGCCACTTGGGACCACGAGCACGTCGTACAGCGCTCTGGGGTGGTGGGAACTGTGGAGCACATGTCTGAGGGGCCGTGCGTGTGTTGAGAAGCCCGAAGCCTGCAAAGTGAAGCACATGTTTGTAGTCTGGCACCAGCTCATCCCTGCTACCATGGGAGAGCAGGCACCATGTGCCTTTCCAAGTCCTTTCCCCTTGCACATAGCCAGTCAGTGGTAATACTGATTATCAACAGCACTGGTTGGAAGCAATTATCTCTGTACAGTGAAGTCCAAACCATGTCCTGGTTCTGCTGTGCGTTCTGGGGCACGAGCATGGCAGCAGGCCTAGGAAGGGAGGGAGATATACAATGAAGTCACTGTGTATGGATGAAGGATGCTTTCCTCCCATCTCACCCAGAAGAACCCATCAGTGTCCCTTGAAAGGCAGTCCTGGCTGTGCCTTCCTACTGTGTTGGGCAAGGACTGATGGCCCTCGGGGAGAAGGTCACACCACAGTGCTGACTGAGGGGTCGGAGAGGTTGAGCTGGCCGGTGATGTCGGTGGGATGATATTGCTGCAACACACAAATACacagacaaggagaaagaagtgTTAGGCAGTTCTGGCACTCACTCTCGCCTCTACTTACACCCCATGTGCCCCTACAGGATATCTCTCGGGGGTGATGCAACAGCCCAAAacctgctgctggctgaggtCCCCTTCCCAATGCAATCCAAGCTTGTGCAGAGGTCGTTGCAGACACTCTCCAAGCACCCTACggtggggcagggaggatgcCCAGGAGCGCGGCGCAGCTTCTGCAGAGCGTGGCAGTCGCGTCGCCTGCTGAGCGAGCCCCTCTCTGCACTGGGGGGGCCACGAGACAAAGCCTGTGACTCATCAGCCCAGCCCACGGCTGAACCTGTGTTTGGAGGGTCTGGCTGGGTTTCAGCATCTCTCTGGTGCCAGATCAAGCTGTGCTTTGAGGCCAGGGCGTTTCACCTCCTTGCTTGACTATCCTTTAATGCAGGTGAGATGTGCAGCGTGGTTGACGTGTGGTAATCTGTGGCGTCAATTGCTAACATGAAAATACAGCCTGTGCTGGAGATGTGGCCTGGATTTGGGGTTCTGTGCTCCTTGCGGATGGGGGACTTGGCAAAGGGTCCCTGAGAGAGACCTCCCCAGCCGCAGTCCCACCAGCAAGCCAACCAGGAGAGCAGAAATTCCCTTCAACgggcaagaaaacaaaaagtccTTCCTCCCCAGGCAGGGATATACAACTGGGCAgttattttctcccttcctccttccacactcccttcctctcccagttcCACTCTCCTAGCTCCAAACCCTGAACTGGAAGCCCTGACCAGCCCCACACGGAGCAGGTGGCACGGAGCATCTTGTCCTGCTGTCTGGGGACCTAAGTTGGTGCTGGGACAGGAGAAGGTCTCGGCGGGTCTCACGTGCTGCGGTGTGGACCCTTTCCAGTGACGTTTGCCTGGCCCTTGCATCACGCTACCCAGGAGGGCTGCCGTGCTGCAgggctccctggggggctgctTGGCGACGGGATTTCACCCGTCTTGCGTTGGTCGGTGGCGACCGTGGCCcctctggtgctgctggtggctctGGCACTGTGGCTACCCTGCGTGGCCCTACACCCTGCCTGCTGCCACGGGGTCTGGGGTTCCCCTGAGCATTGCGTGGGGTcctcggggctgccctgctctgcccactTTTGTGCTTCACCAGGACCCCTcggtggggagctgctgggtcAGGGGCGAGAGCCAGGACGCTCCCATCTCTCTGGTACACGTGCCGGGGACGTGCTGACACCGAGGGAGCATCTCACGGGATCACTCATTCATTTAGGGGGCTAGCTAGTGTTAAAACAGAGCCTCTGAGAAATTCCTTGCTGTGGCCTTGCTTTGCTAAAGTGGCAACTCCTCGGCCATCGCCCGTTTGCACGGGGAACGGCCGAGGGGATCCCAAAGTCGCTCTGCCGCCCTGGGGGGAGCTTTTTGTGGCTATTCATCAGTCCACAAAAAAAGCGTCCCTCTCCCAAAAATGGGTGCAGCCGCCCCCTCCTTGCGAAAAGAATTAGGATTCCAGCTAAATGCGATATTTCCTTTCTGTGGCAAAATGGGCAGGAGGCGCGCACGCGCGCGCTTGCGGGACGGGGCTTGCTTTCCGCCAGGGAGGAGAAGCGACggggaaaggggagaggctgGGTGACTCACTGGCGGAGCGGGAGGAGGAACGTGAGATACAAAAAGGAACGGGCAAAAGAAAGGTCCTTTGTTAAATACCCTGTCTGACGCAAAGCGGGGAGGAAAAAGCGGTGTGTGCGTGTGAGCGTGTGCCTCGGTGCATGTGGACATGTGGCTGCTGCGGTGGAAAGCCGGAGGTctagcagggcaggctggggccTTCTGGCCTCTCTGCACAGCTCTGGGGGTGGGAAGCGCTAAAATAACCAAGCAAAGTGGGGAATCTggccagaaaaattaaaatacaagagCATGGCTTTTGATTTGAAAGCATTATCTCCTCCAATCACAGAGTTATCACAGGGTAACAttctcatttacttttttttttttttgtgtagagtTCATGCAtgcaatttttaataataaaaataaaaaaaaaaaaaggaaaagaaaaaaagcaagaaaattgtcATATCAAAACTATGTTAAAGTAGAACTAATGCTAGAAGCACATATCAGTAATTTAGGGTAAATTATGTTACAGGGATGGTGCAACTATCCCCAAACCAAACATTATAAAGCCAAGAAATTAATCAATATTAACCGTAGAAGAGACTCAAACATGTTAAGGTATGGAAGTGAAGTGAAGGCACCAAAAACTTTAAATGACAACCAGGAAGAAAATATAGACAAGAACTTaatatgtctttaaaaatgaCTTCAACCTAATCTGGGCTCATACGGTAGTCCCTGGCTGGTGGAAGATTTTCTGGAAGAATTCTggggtttgggtggtttgttttttttttcaattaaaaattaggATTCCAGCTAAATGCAATCTTGCTGTAGAAAACGtcaactttcctttaaaaaaaataatttgttgtctTTGACCTACTTTTGGTTCTTTTGGGCCAAAAACTAGGTTCTTTTTCAGCCAAGAAGCGTTTGGCTTTGGGAGGGCTGGTCCTTCACTGAAAAGGTGACCTTTTCCATGAACCCCCTTGGTTCTCGACCAGCTCTGGCACCATCCCCGCGGCTGCAGGGCGAGCATCGCCTCGCAGCGCCAGGCCCTCGCTTGGCGGTGACGTGGGACGTGTGTCATGCTGTGTCTGGGGGGGATGCCCACGGGCTGGCGGTGTGACTCTGCGGGGGCTGATGACGGCTGCGGTGGGGGGGCTAAGGGACCTGTGCGCCTCGTTACGTGTCTGTACAAAATGTGCCGGCTCGGAAGGTGTCTGTGTGGTTTATGCGTCTCACATGGCTTCTGTGGGGTTGCAGTATCGTGGGTGGCTGCGATGGATGGCAGTACGTCAGCTCTGCGAGTGCTATTCGAGTTGCAGGAGCTGCCTATGGGGAACACATGCATCTCCTCCTGGGGCGGTGGGGATGATGTGCCGCGGAGAGGCTGTGCAGCTCGGGTGATGGTGGGCGCTAGGACGTTCAGAGTGGGGTGGTAGCTTCCCAGGGCTGTCTTGGCTCCATGGTGCCAGCCTGTCTCTCTGGCACTCCTGAGGGACCattctgcagggctgcagagcagaatccatttttaaaactCCCGACAAcgaaaaggaaagaagcaaggcCACCAGGTTTGCGTCTTTCGCTCACTAGCTAggagagcccatggggctggggtcaGCCTGGCCttccagccccatgggctctcAAGCCTTGCCCATCTGAGACCTGGTGTGGGCCCGCGGTTCTGCCGAGCGCCATGAAATAGAGCGCCTCGCTGCTTTCTCATCTTTACAAGGACCCCAGGCAACGTGTCCCAGCATGCTGCGTACTCATGGGGCCTTCTACAGCAGGAGGGCATTGGGGTCTCTgagccagggctgctgcatgGAAGCGGAGGGCACCAAATGGCAGGCTGTGACATGAGCTGGTGGCAGCACCCTCCCGCTGGCCGCTCACCCCACAGAGCAACCACCGGGTCTGCCTGACATCACGACAAAGCTCGCTCCACCGTGGATCTCCGGcaacagctgcaccttggccttgcATACTCCATCTTGGCCCCATTGGCTTGGATGTTGGTGCTGCTAGCCTGTTCCTCACCCAACTAGCCTGATTCCCTGGGGAATGTTTCCTGGGGCCCCGGCCACGTTATCCCGTGGCAGGCAGAAGACTGAGAAA
The genomic region above belongs to Larus michahellis chromosome 15, bLarMic1.1, whole genome shotgun sequence and contains:
- the LRRC26 gene encoding leucine-rich repeat-containing protein 26; translated protein: MGCWRGPSAVLVCLLLLRPPPSPACPAACHCSSLGEVDCSAHALREVPQNLATNTSTLWLGYNFITVLGPRSFPSLPGLLLLSLPHNRLGFIHRQALLGLGALQELDLSNNYLTVLTPETFLPLSSLVTLNLGSNRLEGLEPGVLQSLPQLQALLLQDNPWMCSCDILPLWRWLSHNREKVQEKNLLLCRVPEQLNKYPIMAFGNESFRQCQETSLSAWHYIVFLTIGPFSFMASIFFCTFMGFMTVVYHNLRRDPHCWKRPHICRGH